Proteins found in one Miscanthus floridulus cultivar M001 chromosome 4, ASM1932011v1, whole genome shotgun sequence genomic segment:
- the LOC136549114 gene encoding protein VACUOLELESS GAMETOPHYTES-like, producing MAADSAAIKGPPKSTFFHQEHLLSRYHYSEASTHSCAACELTVTGAGYSCDECAFNIHEACLSLPLLVDSDGHPGHELTLTRLAGASRWCDAGRETSGAGRYMYLCAACNYDVHPCCPAG from the exons ATGGCAGCTGATAGTGCCGCTATCAAGGGGCCT CCCAAGAgcaccttcttccaccaagagCACTTGCTGTCGAGGTACCACTACAGCGAGGCATCCACGCATTCGTGCGCCGCGTGTGAGCTCACAGTCACGGGCGCCGGCTACAGCTGCGACGAGTGCGCCTTCAACATCCACGAGGCTTGCTTGAGCCTCCCGCTGCTGGTGGACTCGGACGGGCACCCCGGCCACGAGCTCACCCTCACCCGCCTGGCGGGCGCCAGCCGCTGGTGCGACGCCGGCAGGGAGACCTCCGGCGCAGGGCGCTACATGTACCTCTGCGCGGCGTGCAACTACGACGTGCACCCTTGTTGCCCAGCAGGGTGA